The following proteins are encoded in a genomic region of Artemia franciscana unplaced genomic scaffold, ASM3288406v1 Scaffold_1353, whole genome shotgun sequence:
- the LOC136042483 gene encoding vacuolar protein sorting-associated protein 41 homolog isoform X4 → MSSLEKGETDAFDEKEIQYEKQSDVEPLLKYEKIANDVGSCLQNDQATCMAVHSKFLCVGFKSGKTLVFDHLGNINSLASIPVHAGPINQISIDEKGEHVATCSDDGKVVVTGLVAVDNSLVIIMDRPVRSIAIDPSYYRPGSGRRIVTGDDRLTLHEKNFFTRY, encoded by the exons ATGAGCTCATTGGAAAAAGGAGAAACAGACGCGTTTGATGAGAAAGAAATTCAATACGAGAAACAAAGTGATGTTGAACCATTATTAAAGTATGAGAAAATAGCAAATGATGTAGGAAGCTGTCTACAAAATGATCAAGCTACTTGTATGGCTGTTCATTCAAAG TTTCTTTGTGTTGGTTTCAAGTCAGGCAAAACACTGGTGTTTGACCATCTTGGCAACATCAATTCACTTGCTTCTATCCCTGTTCATGCAGGGCCTATCAACCAAATATCAATTGATGAAAAAGGAGAACATGTGGCTACTTGTTCTGATGATGGAAAg gTTGTTGTGACTGGTCTTGTTGCGGTAGATAATTCTCTTGTCATAATCATGGACCGCCCTGTCAGGTCGATTGCTATTGACCCAAGTTATTATAGGCCCGGCTCAGGTCGAAGAATTGTTACAG